The following coding sequences are from one Arachis hypogaea cultivar Tifrunner chromosome 7, arahy.Tifrunner.gnm2.J5K5, whole genome shotgun sequence window:
- the LOC112702710 gene encoding UPF0481 protein At3g47200: MGNQDHVTLELQALLDKQPLIETKNCSIYKVSDEIRQSNVEAYIPMVVSIGPLHHGDSRLQKMEDHKLLYYKHFIQSSNASLSELVSCVRELEPQIRACYSEKIDLTADEFVRVILVDSAFIIELLLTDEWAKDDVIFLQPWLLSRIASDLILLENQLPFFVFQKLHNLAFSSFLLNNGHHEFPSFMKLAFRFFSFTLNFNKPPEPPHDSSILHFTDLIRYLYLMKQRPSKREHKPLVLGYTAYELVEAGVKFVVNESSSSHGCMLDLEFEHGTLKIPHIGVDDGTEILLRNIVALEQCHYPQEHYIIDYVRFFGQLINTNKDAGVLIKAGIIDDMVGGNYESSVAKLFSDVRKNITVTTANVDYLKLCHDLNAYYNHPWHSKMATLRRDYFTTPWKTAASIAGIFLLILTVIQTVCSILQVLLS, translated from the coding sequence aTGGGAAATCAGGATCATGTTACTCTAGAGCTTCAAGCATTGCTGGACAAACAGCCTCTGATTGAAACAAAAAACTGCAGCATCTACAAGGTGTCTGATGAAATCCGCCAATCAAATGTAGAAGCATACATTCCAATGGTGGTTTCAATTGGCCCTCTTCATCATGGAGATTCAAGGCTGCAAAAGATGGAGGACCACAAGCTCCTTTATTACAAACATTTCATTCAAAGTTCCAATGCAAGTTTATCTGAATTGGTGAGTTGCGTGCGAGAGTTGGAGCCACAAATCCGTGCATGTTATTCCGAGAAGATCGATCTCACAGCTGATGAATTCGTGAGGGTAATATTGGTAGACTCTGCTTTCATAATTGAGCTTCTCTTAACAGATGAATGGGCAAAGGATGATGTTATCTTCTTACAACCATGGCTGTTGAGTCGAATAGCATCAGATTTGATATTACTTGAGAATCAACTTCCTTTCTTTGTTTTCCAGAAGCTTCACAATTTAGCTTTttcatcttttctcttgaatAACGGTCATCATGAATTCCCTTCGTTTATGAAGCTTGCTTTTCGTTTCTTTTCATTTACTCTCAATTTCAACAAACCGCCGGAACCACCACATGATAGCAGCATATTGCACTTCACAGATCTGATTAGATACTTGTACTTGATGAAGCAACGACCTTCTAAAAGAGAACATAAACCGTTAGTTCTCGGTTACACTGCATACGAGTTAGTTGAAGCGGGAGTGAAGTTTGTAGTAAATGAATCATCATCAAGTCATGGATGCATGTTAGACTTGGAATTTGAACATGGTACTCTTAAAATTCCACATATTGGCGTGGATGATGGGACAGAAATTTTGTTGAGGAACATTGTGGCTTTGGAACAGTGTCATTATCCTCAAGAACACTACATCATTGACTATGTTAGATTCTTTGGTCAACTCATCAACACAAATAAGGATGCTGGTGTCCTTATTAAAGCTGGAATAATTGATGACATGGTTGGTGGTAATTATGAAAGCTCAGTGGCTAAGCTATTCAGCGATGTTAGGAAGAATATTACAGTGACGACTGCTAATGTTGATTATCTCAAACTTTGCCATGATTTGAATGCCTACTATAATCATCCATGGCACAGTAAAATGGCAACTCTGAGGCGCGATTATTTTACCACTCCATGGAAGACAGCAGCTTCCATTGCTGGAATTTTTTTGCTAATTCTCACTGTTATTCAAACTGTATGTTCTATTCTCCAAGTTTTACTTTCTTAA